A DNA window from Legionella sp. MW5194 contains the following coding sequences:
- a CDS encoding zinc-finger domain-containing protein, which translates to MSENEKKQPACTEKMYVVHPGDLPLSCPTDEMQLWNAHPKVYLPIEKTGQEVCPYCGSRFLLQDD; encoded by the coding sequence ATGTCGGAAAATGAAAAAAAACAACCTGCCTGCACTGAAAAAATGTATGTGGTTCATCCCGGTGATCTCCCTTTGAGCTGTCCGACGGATGAAATGCAATTATGGAATGCGCATCCCAAGGTGTATTTGCCCATTGAAAAAACAGGCCAGGAAGTATGCCCTTATTGCGGATCCCGATTTTTGTTGCAAGATGATTAA
- a CDS encoding glycosyltransferase family 9 protein, translating into MINSICVVRISALGDVLMAVPLIRTLQTHYPQAKITWVICRPAYDLVEGMDGVEFIVIPKPDTFKDYWHFRKQMRHRQFDVLLAIQSSFRANLLYPFIKARRKIGYDRLRAKDGHALFIKETITPGQDHTLDGFLRFAQALDLSSMTIRWDLPIADEQVQWAREHLPSQGPILLVNPAASKPERSWPVDRYVAVINEAQQRWNVQVVLTGGPGDYDRQLADAILQQVHCIDLVGKTRPKQLLAVIQQSQAMLCPDTGPSHMAAAVGTPVVALHAVTSSNVSGPYTFRHLAVDCYPQAVTDVLKKTEATNVWGTHAHGEDTMKLVSVDAVLAKLEQLFTTYYSLPSNKKAGT; encoded by the coding sequence ATGATTAATTCCATTTGTGTTGTTCGTATTTCGGCGTTGGGTGATGTGTTAATGGCGGTACCATTGATACGCACCCTGCAGACGCATTATCCTCAGGCTAAAATCACCTGGGTTATCTGCCGCCCGGCCTATGATCTGGTTGAAGGCATGGATGGCGTTGAATTCATCGTGATTCCCAAACCCGATACGTTTAAGGACTATTGGCATTTCCGAAAACAAATGCGTCATCGGCAATTTGATGTGCTGTTGGCCATTCAATCCAGTTTTCGCGCCAACCTGCTTTACCCCTTTATTAAAGCCAGGCGTAAAATCGGTTATGACCGCCTTCGCGCGAAGGATGGTCATGCTCTGTTTATCAAAGAAACCATTACGCCAGGTCAAGATCACACGCTTGATGGCTTTCTGCGTTTTGCGCAAGCGCTTGATTTATCCTCTATGACTATTCGCTGGGATTTGCCTATCGCTGACGAGCAGGTGCAATGGGCACGTGAGCATTTGCCTTCCCAGGGACCGATTTTATTGGTGAATCCGGCGGCCAGTAAACCCGAGCGCAGCTGGCCAGTTGATCGGTATGTAGCAGTCATTAACGAAGCGCAGCAGCGATGGAACGTGCAGGTTGTCCTGACCGGTGGTCCAGGGGATTATGATCGGCAACTGGCCGATGCCATTTTGCAGCAGGTTCACTGCATCGATCTGGTGGGTAAAACCCGGCCAAAACAGTTATTGGCAGTGATTCAACAGAGCCAGGCAATGCTTTGTCCGGATACCGGTCCCTCGCACATGGCGGCAGCCGTGGGCACTCCGGTTGTGGCCTTGCACGCCGTGACCAGTTCCAATGTCTCAGGCCCCTATACGTTTCGCCATTTGGCGGTCGATTGTTATCCGCAGGCCGTGACTGACGTCCTTAAAAAGACGGAAGCGACCAATGTCTGGGGAACGCATGCTCACGGTGAAGACACCATGAAATTGGTGAGTGTTGACGCGGTGTTGGCTAAACTCGAGCAGCTCTTTACAACGTATTACTCATTACCCTCAAATAAAAAAGCAGGAACCTAG
- the icmX gene encoding type IVB secretion system protein IcmX yields MMKKTLRHVVLPGLLVLSSYAGAQNPNDNNQQSIDGLSHRLKVLGEYLGYDLNSFCPTVGGQCQLEPNQTQSAFSNFLIDTNTASQYQINLLASYIGALLPANSTSGATQDQGSQSSLIPATMTTYQSLFQNFASKTFPGYNSPSNATVSVSDLIDQTPYQADPVNQAILNILSTPDASYCMDQNGGYVQGDCFTGQNNSGNNGGGPVISQNQVMINVIGTPPGTGFFPLGKQNENLVAQLSMDSLLGPLLFSTGSSSSQPSSNSGLVANNQLQTATNFIRYASGMVAPLTLPSRDAYSQLYLTATTPVDKNNPNQTQAMKDQAMATLSNYLTNLRIYAAQSSVGISNLYYILSKRMPQQSAASGQNQGQTSSQALNEFNMATWRLYNTNTTSGSENQQWIQRINTASSATVQKEIAILLAEINYQMYLSRQQQERILLTNTMLLIQNARAAQPSPSLSSSALDGGNSTGTGASQ; encoded by the coding sequence ATGATGAAAAAAACGTTGCGCCACGTTGTACTGCCCGGTCTGTTGGTGTTGAGCTCCTATGCTGGCGCCCAAAATCCCAACGACAATAACCAGCAAAGCATTGATGGTTTATCCCATCGCCTTAAAGTACTGGGTGAATACCTCGGGTATGATTTAAATTCATTCTGCCCCACAGTAGGCGGCCAATGCCAGCTGGAGCCGAATCAAACCCAGAGCGCCTTCAGTAATTTCCTCATCGACACCAATACCGCTTCCCAATACCAGATTAATCTGCTGGCCTCCTACATTGGTGCGTTGTTGCCAGCCAACAGCACCTCAGGCGCCACGCAGGATCAGGGCAGCCAATCGTCCTTGATTCCGGCCACCATGACGACTTATCAGTCGCTGTTTCAGAACTTTGCCAGTAAAACATTCCCCGGTTACAATTCGCCTTCGAATGCAACCGTCTCCGTCTCCGACTTAATCGATCAGACCCCCTACCAGGCGGATCCGGTTAATCAGGCCATTTTAAACATCCTGTCAACCCCCGATGCCAGTTACTGTATGGATCAAAACGGTGGTTATGTACAGGGCGATTGCTTCACTGGCCAAAACAATTCCGGCAACAATGGCGGTGGACCGGTTATTTCACAAAACCAGGTGATGATCAATGTGATTGGTACGCCGCCAGGCACCGGGTTTTTCCCTCTGGGTAAACAAAACGAGAATTTAGTGGCGCAATTGAGTATGGATAGTTTGCTTGGTCCGTTATTATTCAGTACCGGCAGTTCATCCAGTCAACCCAGCAGCAACAGCGGTCTGGTGGCCAACAACCAGTTACAGACGGCGACTAATTTTATCCGCTACGCTTCCGGCATGGTGGCTCCTCTGACATTACCAAGCCGTGACGCCTACAGCCAACTTTACCTTACGGCTACCACACCGGTTGACAAGAATAACCCCAACCAGACTCAGGCCATGAAAGATCAGGCCATGGCGACGTTATCCAACTACCTGACTAACCTGCGAATCTACGCGGCACAGAGCTCTGTCGGCATCAGCAACCTGTATTACATCCTCTCCAAGCGCATGCCTCAACAAAGCGCTGCGTCCGGTCAAAATCAGGGGCAGACAAGCAGCCAGGCCTTGAATGAATTCAACATGGCCACCTGGCGGCTTTACAATACCAATACGACCTCCGGTTCTGAAAACCAGCAGTGGATTCAGCGCATTAACACCGCGTCGTCAGCCACCGTCCAAAAAGAGATTGCCATTCTTCTGGCAGAAATTAATTACCAGATGTACTTAAGCCGTCAGCAACAGGAGCGTATCCTGTTAACCAACACCATGCTGCTGATTCAAAATGCACGTGCCGCTCAACCCAGCCCATCCTTGTCGTCATCGGCTCTGGATGGCGGTAACAGCACAGGCACAGGTGCCAGCCAATAA
- the icmW gene encoding type IVB secretion system protein IcmW → MPDLSHQASAQYWFEYVDPMIYRVITFMESVEDWTLDGDPALEEALNRLGNELDDIEKIDLGVLGQEDVFIRLVGNIKAGRGLRLLQAIDTVHPGSASRILIHAEENSAGSFDPAGFFLKRNITFERLRLLARVFSEYRLKLVARALEGEE, encoded by the coding sequence ATGCCCGATCTCAGCCACCAGGCCTCCGCTCAATACTGGTTTGAATACGTGGATCCGATGATCTATCGGGTGATCACTTTTATGGAAAGTGTTGAAGACTGGACTCTGGATGGCGATCCGGCTCTTGAAGAGGCTTTAAACCGTTTGGGGAACGAGCTGGATGACATCGAAAAAATCGATTTGGGCGTCCTGGGCCAGGAAGATGTCTTTATTCGTCTGGTGGGTAATATCAAGGCAGGGCGCGGCCTTCGCTTGCTGCAAGCCATTGATACGGTCCATCCGGGCAGTGCCTCACGCATTTTAATTCACGCCGAGGAAAACAGCGCCGGAAGCTTTGACCCCGCCGGATTTTTTCTAAAGCGCAATATCACATTTGAACGGCTGCGCCTGCTTGCCCGTGTATTTTCTGAATATCGCTTAAAACTTGTTGCACGCGCTCTTGAAGGGGAAGAATGA
- the icmV gene encoding type IVB secretion system protein IcmV translates to MKKESPSRIVTVLKNIFNVRKWSDFDRMKSFTLYLGDGFKRLFVPQKTTGSGESFKMAMAKYNLSEKDLVAQQKALFRLSILMFIAAILVFSYAVYHVIYGSISAVIISLVVMLIALTLAFRYHFWYYQIKVRKLGCTFREWFRQGLMGEKP, encoded by the coding sequence ATGAAAAAAGAGTCGCCGTCAAGAATAGTGACTGTTTTAAAGAATATTTTTAATGTTCGCAAATGGTCTGATTTCGACAGAATGAAGTCGTTTACATTGTATCTGGGAGACGGCTTCAAGCGGCTTTTCGTGCCGCAAAAAACGACAGGCAGTGGTGAGTCCTTTAAGATGGCCATGGCCAAATACAATCTGTCTGAAAAAGATTTGGTCGCCCAGCAAAAAGCGCTTTTCCGATTAAGTATTTTAATGTTCATTGCAGCCATTCTGGTCTTTTCCTATGCTGTTTATCATGTGATTTATGGATCAATCAGCGCGGTTATCATCAGCCTCGTGGTGATGCTCATCGCCCTGACTTTGGCGTTTCGTTATCATTTTTGGTATTACCAGATTAAAGTTCGAAAACTTGGATGCACCTTCAGGGAATGGTTCAGGCAAGGTTTGATGGGTGAAAAACCATGA